One part of the Caproiciproducens sp. CPB-2 genome encodes these proteins:
- the ndk gene encoding nucleoside-diphosphate kinase: MERTCILLKPDALKRRLAGRIIARIEDKGYIIADARMLQLDEAVLREHYSHLADQSFFPDIVKYMVSGPVLAMIVEGENAVEGTRKIIGATRFEDAAAGTIRGDYAFSTRQNLIHGSDSAESAEIEIGRFFARR; this comes from the coding sequence ATGGAAAGAACCTGTATTCTTTTGAAGCCGGACGCGTTGAAACGGCGGCTGGCGGGCAGAATTATTGCAAGAATTGAAGACAAGGGATACATAATTGCGGACGCCAGAATGCTGCAGCTGGACGAGGCTGTTTTGCGGGAGCACTATTCCCATCTTGCGGACCAGTCTTTTTTCCCCGACATCGTCAAATACATGGTATCCGGCCCGGTGCTCGCCATGATTGTGGAGGGGGAAAACGCTGTTGAGGGAACGCGCAAGATCATCGGCGCCACCCGCTTTGAGGACGCGGCCGCCGGAACCATCCGCGGCGATTATGCGTTCAGCACCCGGCAGAACCTGATTCACGGCTCGGATTCGGCGGAAAGCGCGGAGATTGAAATCGGACGGTTTTTTGCCCGGCGGTGA